From a region of the Erythrobacter neustonensis genome:
- a CDS encoding PH domain-containing protein, producing MSEARHTAPTSVVIGALGAIRSAVIPAAAIAFSGIGDGGRFWVAAAVAAVAVTIGVVTSYLGWRRLTYTVSEADIRVESGIFSRAARSVPFERIQDVSLEAKLLPRLLGLVAVKFETGAGGGDDLALQYLTTADGERLRQLVRERREDGAAMVAAAEPAGDAPEQDSGEVLFAMGPRRLFTFGLFEFSLAVFAVLGGALQYIDDVSSIDVWNVDLWYRWLKEQGSTVATLGPYAQALGAAAGLIGLLLVGSVTGVVRTVLRDWGFTLTRSARGFRRQRGLLTQTDVVMPAHRVQGLVIGTGLVRYRLGWHGLSFVSLAQDSESASHVVAPFARMDEIAPIARSAGFRLPDAATDWHRASKRHRTDRAIIDSSVFVIAAGVTAAFAPFGLFLIPLGMAVIAVAANLYAWEFRRHAIDDAQVYASHGFASPTLGVATRLKLHSAEIVQGPIARLRGYASVHLGLAGGAFAMHGVPLAEARALRAAVLETITATDFSRLDAAPQAGAQTLNSAQPGFSSNFLAT from the coding sequence GTGAGCGAGGCGCGCCATACCGCGCCCACCAGCGTTGTCATCGGCGCGCTGGGCGCGATCCGCAGCGCGGTGATCCCCGCGGCCGCGATCGCCTTTTCGGGGATCGGCGATGGCGGGCGGTTCTGGGTCGCGGCCGCGGTGGCCGCAGTCGCGGTGACGATCGGCGTGGTCACGAGCTATCTGGGCTGGCGGCGGCTGACCTATACCGTCTCCGAGGCCGATATCCGCGTCGAAAGCGGGATTTTCAGCCGCGCGGCGCGTTCGGTCCCGTTCGAGCGGATCCAGGATGTCAGCCTCGAAGCCAAACTGCTCCCGCGCCTGCTGGGGCTGGTCGCGGTCAAGTTCGAGACGGGGGCGGGCGGGGGCGATGATCTGGCGCTGCAATATCTCACCACCGCCGATGGCGAGCGCCTGCGCCAGTTGGTGCGCGAACGGCGCGAGGACGGGGCGGCGATGGTGGCCGCTGCCGAACCTGCCGGCGATGCGCCCGAACAGGATAGCGGCGAGGTCTTGTTCGCGATGGGCCCGCGCCGGCTTTTCACCTTCGGCCTGTTCGAATTCTCGCTCGCGGTTTTCGCGGTGCTGGGCGGCGCGCTGCAATACATCGACGATGTCAGCTCGATCGATGTCTGGAATGTCGACCTGTGGTATCGCTGGCTCAAGGAGCAAGGCAGCACGGTCGCGACGCTTGGGCCCTATGCGCAGGCGCTGGGCGCGGCGGCGGGGCTTATCGGGCTGTTGCTGGTGGGTTCGGTAACGGGCGTGGTGCGCACCGTGCTGCGGGACTGGGGTTTCACGCTCACCCGCTCGGCGCGCGGGTTCCGGAGGCAGCGCGGGCTGCTCACCCAGACCGATGTCGTGATGCCCGCGCACCGGGTGCAGGGGCTGGTGATCGGCACGGGTCTGGTGCGCTACCGGCTGGGCTGGCACGGACTGAGCTTCGTCAGCCTTGCGCAGGATAGCGAGAGCGCAAGCCACGTGGTCGCGCCCTTCGCCAGAATGGACGAGATCGCGCCGATCGCGCGGTCGGCGGGGTTCCGGCTGCCCGATGCGGCGACCGACTGGCACCGCGCGAGCAAGCGGCATCGCACCGACAGGGCAATCATCGATTCAAGTGTGTTCGTGATTGCGGCGGGCGTGACCGCGGCCTTCGCGCCCTTCGGCCTGTTCCTTATCCCGCTGGGGATGGCGGTGATCGCGGTGGCGGCCAATCTTTATGCCTGGGAGTTTCGCCGCCACGCGATCGATGACGCGCAGGTCTATGCCAGCCACGGCTTTGCCTCGCCCACGCTGGGGGTGGCGACCCGGCTCAAGCTGCATTCGGCCGAGATCGTGCAGGGGCCGATCGCGCGGCTGCGCGGCTATGCCTCGGTGCACCTTGGGCTCGCAGGCGGAGCTTTCGCGATGCACGGGGTGCCGCTTGCCGAAGCGCGCGCGTTGCGGGCCGCGGTGCTCGAAACGATCACCGCAACCGATTTCTCGCGGCTCGACGCAGCGCCGCAGGCGGGCGCTCAGACCCTGAATTCGGCCCAGCCGGGGTTCTCTTCGAACTTCCTGGCGACATAG
- a CDS encoding PH domain-containing protein, producing MDHTPIALPPEDEGALTRLHRNYAHALRVRTALTAIPFLAGSLVLETAFRDERLFPTGIIAGAVLLIAIALVIRIPQSRYNARGYQIGADRLRVVRGLLVRRDTVVPFGRVQHIDVDQGPLERFFGIATLTLHTAGNHNASVALPGLGEELARDMREDIRSHIRRESL from the coding sequence ATGGATCACACCCCGATTGCCCTGCCGCCGGAAGACGAGGGCGCGCTCACCAGGCTGCACCGCAATTATGCCCATGCGCTGCGGGTGCGCACGGCCCTGACCGCGATCCCCTTTCTTGCCGGGTCGCTGGTGCTCGAAACCGCCTTTCGCGACGAGCGGCTGTTTCCGACCGGAATCATCGCGGGCGCTGTGCTGCTGATCGCGATCGCGCTGGTGATCCGCATTCCGCAGTCGCGTTACAATGCGCGCGGGTATCAGATCGGTGCCGACCGGCTGCGCGTGGTGCGCGGGCTGCTGGTGCGCCGCGATACCGTGGTGCCGTTCGGCCGCGTGCAGCATATCGATGTCGACCAAGGGCCGCTCGAGCGGTTCTTCGGCATCGCCACACTGACGCTGCACACCGCGGGCAACCACAATGCCAGCGTCGCCTTGCCGGGGCTGGGCGAGGAACTGGCGCGCGACATGCGCGAGGACATCCGCAGCCACATCCGGCGCGAAAGCCTGTGA
- a CDS encoding glutathione S-transferase family protein, with product MTTLHSSLGPNPRLVRMFMIEKGLEEGRDFARVHYDIIAGQNRQDAQYMARNPQGTTPTLELDDGTCLTESWPICEYIEELHPAPNLFGETPVERAQVRKWARLFDQEVVVPMTMGFRAGAGRPMFQPRMTVVSMEAGAELSALADEKWRLFDSYLGAGNHIALGRFTFADLLIFAFANFGFTVGWKLPEGTDNLARFIEAHNQRACAAVWQDSE from the coding sequence ATGACCACGCTCCATTCCAGCCTCGGCCCCAACCCGCGCCTCGTGCGGATGTTCATGATCGAGAAGGGGCTGGAGGAGGGGCGCGATTTTGCCCGCGTGCATTACGACATCATCGCAGGCCAGAACCGGCAGGATGCGCAATACATGGCGCGCAACCCCCAAGGCACCACCCCCACGCTCGAACTCGACGACGGCACCTGCCTCACCGAAAGCTGGCCGATCTGCGAATATATCGAGGAACTGCACCCCGCCCCCAACCTCTTCGGAGAAACCCCGGTCGAGCGCGCGCAGGTGCGCAAATGGGCGCGATTGTTCGATCAGGAGGTCGTCGTGCCGATGACGATGGGCTTTCGCGCAGGCGCAGGCCGCCCGATGTTCCAGCCGCGCATGACCGTGGTCTCGATGGAAGCAGGCGCAGAACTTTCCGCGCTGGCGGATGAAAAGTGGCGGTTGTTCGACAGCTATCTGGGCGCCGGCAACCACATCGCGCTGGGCCGTTTCACCTTTGCCGACCTGCTGATCTTCGCCTTTGCCAATTTCGGCTTCACCGTGGGCTGGAAGCTGCCCGAAGGCACCGACAACCTCGCGCGCTTTATCGAAGCGCACAACCAGCGTGCTTGTGCTGCGGTGTGGCAGGACAGCGAATGA
- a CDS encoding spinster family MFS transporter, protein MPDPITETARKPGAYRWYVLGLLTLTSAFSVADRLVFSILVEDIKTAFALSDTELGLLGGAAFSVVYVLAGFPAARLADRSTRKNIVAAAIGFWSLMTAACGLATGFWTLFLARTGVGVGEGCSGPSAQSLVADYFTRAELAKAMGFLTIGASMGTAGGLLIGGQLAEMFNWRWAFVLMGLPGLLLGAVIYLTMREAPRGQYAPAGTDMAQRPLGETIRSLLTNRVFMGLALGWAVQIMIGYALAFWMAPVMLREFNISTGDVGLYLGLTFFLGGIPGPILGGYVTQWLCLKDERWRAWLPGATSLGCVIPLALSLTSGSFGAFLGWFGLAYAIYVASQAGIMSGIQAAVEPASRGFAVALALFFNNLIGQALGLAVTGALSDALAPTQGPQALAIAVFAVSLGAGAASLAIFAWTARQMGPSGYLEQMRGR, encoded by the coding sequence ATGCCCGACCCCATCACTGAGACCGCACGCAAGCCGGGGGCGTACCGCTGGTATGTCCTCGGCCTGCTCACGCTGACGAGCGCGTTCAGCGTAGCGGATCGGCTGGTGTTCTCGATCCTGGTGGAGGATATCAAGACCGCCTTCGCCCTCAGCGATACCGAGCTGGGGCTTTTGGGCGGCGCCGCCTTTTCGGTGGTCTACGTGCTGGCGGGCTTTCCCGCTGCGCGGCTGGCCGACCGTTCGACCCGCAAGAACATCGTGGCCGCCGCAATCGGCTTCTGGAGCCTGATGACCGCAGCCTGCGGGCTGGCGACGGGGTTCTGGACCCTGTTCCTCGCGCGCACCGGCGTGGGCGTGGGCGAGGGTTGCTCCGGGCCATCTGCCCAAAGCCTCGTGGCGGATTATTTCACCCGCGCCGAACTTGCCAAGGCGATGGGGTTCCTGACCATCGGGGCGAGCATGGGCACAGCGGGCGGCCTACTGATCGGCGGGCAACTGGCCGAGATGTTCAACTGGCGCTGGGCCTTCGTGCTGATGGGCCTGCCGGGCCTGCTGCTGGGCGCGGTCATCTATCTCACCATGCGCGAAGCGCCGCGCGGACAATATGCCCCTGCCGGCACCGACATGGCGCAGCGCCCCCTGGGCGAGACCATCCGCAGCCTTTTGACCAACCGCGTCTTCATGGGTCTGGCGCTGGGCTGGGCGGTGCAGATCATGATCGGCTATGCGCTCGCTTTCTGGATGGCCCCGGTGATGTTGCGCGAATTCAACATCTCGACCGGCGATGTGGGCCTCTATCTCGGGCTTACCTTCTTTCTGGGCGGAATACCGGGCCCGATCCTCGGCGGCTATGTCACCCAATGGCTGTGCCTGAAAGACGAGCGCTGGCGCGCGTGGCTGCCGGGCGCAACCAGCCTTGGCTGCGTGATCCCGCTGGCCCTCAGCCTGACCTCGGGCAGCTTCGGTGCGTTTCTGGGCTGGTTCGGCCTCGCCTATGCGATCTATGTCGCATCACAGGCGGGGATCATGTCGGGCATCCAGGCCGCGGTCGAACCGGCGAGCCGCGGCTTTGCGGTCGCCCTCGCCCTGTTCTTCAACAACCTCATTGGGCAAGCGCTGGGCCTTGCCGTAACCGGCGCCCTGAGCGACGCGCTTGCACCCACGCAAGGCCCGCAGGCGCTGGCGATTGCGGTGTTCGCGGTGTCGCTGGGGGCAGGGGCGGCGAGCCTTGCGATCTTCGCATGGACGGCAAGACAGATGGGGCCGAGCGGTTACCTGGAGCAGATGCGGGGAAGGTAG
- a CDS encoding SDR family NAD(P)-dependent oxidoreductase, whose protein sequence is MAGRVAGKVALVTGGAMGLGKADCEALAREGAKVIVTDRDAELAHKVADSIGGDALALDVTDEDQWIEVMRAVEERHGGLDILVNNAGNVIFESIEDCSLAHFRLHLDIHVVGTFLGCKYAVPLMKHRHKTVGGGGSSIINMASTAALLGYGAIPAYAACKAGIAGLTRSLAMDFQDKGYGIRVNALAPGGIETPMVRDISGRAGQELQAVAEGPLDANALGAPKDVAACVLFLASDEARFLNGLTIPVDNGLYARPHH, encoded by the coding sequence ATGGCGGGACGGGTAGCGGGCAAAGTGGCGCTCGTGACGGGCGGGGCGATGGGGCTGGGCAAGGCCGATTGCGAGGCGCTGGCGCGCGAAGGCGCCAAGGTGATCGTCACCGACCGCGATGCCGAACTGGCGCACAAGGTCGCCGACAGCATCGGCGGCGACGCGCTGGCGCTCGATGTGACCGATGAAGACCAGTGGATCGAGGTGATGCGCGCGGTCGAGGAACGCCACGGCGGGCTCGACATCCTCGTCAACAACGCGGGCAACGTGATCTTCGAAAGCATCGAGGATTGCAGCCTTGCCCATTTCCGCCTGCATCTCGACATCCACGTGGTCGGCACGTTTCTGGGCTGCAAATACGCCGTCCCGCTGATGAAGCACCGCCACAAGACTGTCGGCGGGGGCGGATCGTCGATCATCAACATGGCATCGACCGCCGCGCTTCTGGGTTACGGTGCCATCCCGGCCTATGCCGCGTGCAAGGCGGGGATCGCGGGGCTGACCCGCAGCCTTGCGATGGACTTTCAGGACAAGGGCTACGGCATCCGCGTGAACGCGCTCGCCCCCGGCGGGATCGAGACCCCGATGGTGCGCGATATCTCGGGCCGGGCGGGGCAGGAATTGCAGGCCGTGGCCGAAGGTCCGCTCGATGCCAATGCGCTGGGCGCCCCCAAGGATGTGGCTGCCTGCGTGCTGTTCCTCGCCTCGGACGAGGCGCGTTTCCTCAACGGCCTGACGATCCCCGTGGACAATGGCCTTTATGCCCGACCCCATCACTGA
- a CDS encoding TonB-dependent receptor, giving the protein MGSMRRALFCGAAIGGLAAVPNAALAQDSAAVAAAAEADNTPVIVVQARRQNESLQEVPVTVTAIGGETLQRYNIDQVADVTSRVPTLNVQVGGSGSGGQLSLRGVGSSNISAAFDSAVAFEYDGVVVSTMRMVQAGFFDVEQIDVLRGPQSLFFGKSATAGVLSLRSANPTSSWEVGMRGSYEFEEKGYLVSGYLSGPLTDTLGIRLAAQFNDIDEFQLAQAGSPAVNQKRGLTDFIGRLTLDWQPSDMFRANLKVQYTRHENDGALGTGEVSCGANGIADPIFLLGGAVQLPAGYDCKTHDQRYYFTDTAGPLAGGVPTPSKAAGRNGVPFGETDIWFGRLQFELDLNEALRLTSVSGLLNMKSVDFESYSYGGYIPGPNGTRLPGGAGSSDPINNLEQYTQELRLTSDLGGAFNFMLGAFYEDRTITFDTSQQGVNISFLGPDPVTGFTYDWDKTHVTKTEALSFFGSVIIDITEQLELSGGVRWTDEQKVQTISVPYVHSFLLGGTTFVRPGFFSGPINFADDNFSPEVTLKYQATPDFNVFASFKTGFKSGGIDNSALPSNSLSDAAASGDFSSLIFKSEEAIGGEIGFKAQFADRDITLNATAYQYVFKDLQVQNFNAQTVQFITSNAGELTTKGVDIEAKWRTPVPGLSFTSNLSYLDAKYTDDFLQPGGQGGFINLKGRRGSQAPEWAGNIAADWAIPLSDNLELFLSGNAAYNDGYITDETSLNDYVQPSFWLFDANVSIGHPDGNWKLSLVGQNLSDKIFVITSGGRPFLSATGDDLFLTQNRGRQIFAEVSFRF; this is encoded by the coding sequence ATGGGTTCGATGCGCCGCGCGCTGTTTTGCGGGGCTGCGATCGGCGGTCTTGCCGCCGTGCCGAACGCCGCCCTGGCGCAGGACAGCGCGGCTGTCGCTGCCGCCGCCGAGGCTGACAACACCCCGGTGATCGTGGTGCAGGCCCGCCGCCAGAACGAAAGCCTGCAGGAAGTCCCCGTCACCGTCACCGCGATCGGCGGGGAAACGCTGCAACGCTACAATATCGATCAGGTCGCCGATGTGACCAGCCGCGTGCCCACCCTGAACGTGCAGGTCGGCGGTTCGGGTTCGGGCGGGCAGCTGTCCTTGCGCGGGGTGGGATCGTCGAACATTTCGGCTGCGTTCGATTCGGCGGTCGCCTTCGAATATGACGGCGTCGTCGTGTCGACGATGCGGATGGTGCAGGCGGGCTTCTTCGATGTCGAGCAGATCGACGTGCTGCGCGGCCCGCAATCGCTGTTCTTCGGCAAGTCGGCCACCGCGGGCGTGCTGTCGCTGCGCTCGGCCAACCCCACCTCGTCGTGGGAGGTCGGGATGCGCGGCAGCTACGAATTCGAGGAAAAGGGATACCTCGTCAGCGGCTATCTGTCGGGCCCGCTCACCGATACGCTGGGGATTCGTCTGGCGGCGCAGTTCAACGATATCGACGAGTTTCAGCTGGCGCAGGCAGGCTCGCCCGCGGTCAACCAGAAACGCGGGCTGACAGATTTCATCGGCCGCCTGACGCTCGACTGGCAGCCGTCGGACATGTTCCGCGCCAATCTCAAGGTGCAATACACCCGTCACGAAAACGACGGCGCGCTGGGCACGGGTGAGGTGTCCTGCGGCGCGAACGGGATCGCCGATCCGATCTTCCTGTTGGGCGGCGCGGTGCAATTGCCCGCGGGTTACGACTGCAAGACCCACGACCAGCGGTATTACTTCACCGACACCGCCGGGCCGCTGGCAGGCGGGGTGCCGACCCCGTCGAAGGCGGCGGGGCGCAACGGCGTGCCTTTCGGCGAAACCGATATCTGGTTCGGTCGGTTGCAGTTCGAACTCGACCTCAACGAAGCCTTGCGCCTGACCTCGGTTTCGGGCCTGCTCAACATGAAGTCGGTCGACTTCGAAAGCTATTCCTATGGCGGCTACATCCCCGGCCCCAACGGTACGCGGCTGCCGGGCGGTGCGGGTTCGTCCGACCCGATCAACAATCTGGAACAATACACGCAGGAACTGCGGCTCACCTCGGACCTGGGGGGCGCGTTCAACTTCATGCTCGGCGCGTTCTACGAGGACCGCACGATCACCTTCGACACATCGCAACAGGGCGTGAACATCTCGTTCCTCGGCCCCGATCCTGTCACCGGGTTCACCTATGACTGGGACAAGACCCACGTCACCAAGACCGAGGCCCTGTCGTTCTTCGGCAGCGTGATCATCGACATCACCGAACAGCTCGAACTGTCGGGCGGGGTGCGCTGGACCGACGAACAGAAGGTGCAGACGATCTCGGTGCCTTACGTCCATTCGTTCCTGCTCGGCGGGACGACCTTCGTGCGGCCGGGCTTCTTCTCGGGCCCGATCAACTTTGCCGATGACAATTTCTCGCCCGAAGTGACGCTGAAATATCAGGCGACCCCCGATTTCAACGTCTTCGCCTCGTTCAAGACCGGGTTCAAATCAGGCGGGATCGACAATTCGGCGCTGCCTTCGAACAGCCTCAGCGATGCAGCGGCGAGCGGCGATTTCAGCTCGCTGATCTTCAAGTCCGAAGAAGCGATCGGCGGCGAAATCGGCTTCAAGGCGCAATTCGCGGACCGCGACATTACCCTGAACGCGACCGCCTACCAGTATGTGTTCAAGGATCTGCAGGTGCAGAACTTCAACGCGCAGACCGTGCAGTTCATCACCAGCAACGCGGGCGAACTGACCACCAAGGGCGTCGATATCGAAGCCAAGTGGCGCACCCCGGTGCCGGGCCTCTCGTTCACTTCGAACCTGTCCTATCTCGATGCCAAATACACCGACGATTTCCTTCAACCGGGCGGCCAGGGCGGCTTCATCAACCTCAAGGGCCGGCGCGGCAGCCAGGCGCCCGAATGGGCGGGCAACATCGCCGCCGACTGGGCGATCCCGCTCAGCGACAACCTCGAATTGTTCCTGTCGGGCAACGCTGCCTACAATGATGGTTACATCACCGACGAAACCTCCTTGAACGACTATGTCCAGCCCAGCTTCTGGCTGTTCGATGCCAACGTTTCGATCGGGCATCCCGACGGCAACTGGAAGCTGTCGCTGGTGGGGCAGAATCTGTCGGACAAGATTTTCGTGATCACCTCGGGCGGGCGGCCGTTCCTCTCGGCGACGGGCGACGACCTGTTCCTCACGCAGAACCGCGGGCGGCAGATCTTTGCCGAAGTCAGCTTCCGGTTCTGA
- a CDS encoding aromatic ring-hydroxylating oxygenase subunit alpha gives MSRETLVAMTRNLVAHGAADTMEYAADIVRVPASAYTDPAVFEQEKQRIFRRLPLMVAPSCELPDPGDFKAMDICGVPLLLSRQKDGSMGAFLNMCTHRGNPLAAGCGNASRFTCGYHGWTFKADGDLIGVASPQDFGKIDKSQHCLTKFPVYENAGLIWVTLDPHSKLSIADYLCGYDELLKAFEFEGWTLFSQRTLAGPNWKTAYDGYLDFYHLPVLHKDTFGADFYNRANYFAFGPHQRLSTPSKFAIKVQGDDDQQLDLEAMADDQLPQDVLVQGVWTIFPHISIASFYGGGQRGAMISQLFPGEKVGESYTTQFYVMENQPETPEQVQAAHDQFNFLEVVVRDEDYATGKRQQQALASGLMKEVLFGRNEKGGQVFHQWTQRLAGASDDDLVEIFAQEQRQAAE, from the coding sequence ATGTCACGCGAAACGCTGGTCGCCATGACCCGCAATCTGGTCGCCCACGGCGCGGCCGACACGATGGAATATGCGGCCGACATCGTCCGCGTTCCTGCCAGCGCCTATACCGACCCGGCCGTGTTCGAGCAGGAAAAACAGCGCATCTTCCGCCGCCTGCCGCTGATGGTCGCGCCGTCGTGCGAGCTGCCCGATCCCGGCGACTTCAAGGCGATGGACATCTGCGGCGTGCCGCTGCTGCTCTCCCGCCAGAAAGACGGCAGCATGGGCGCCTTCCTCAACATGTGCACCCACCGCGGCAATCCTCTGGCGGCGGGCTGCGGCAATGCCAGCCGCTTTACCTGCGGCTATCACGGCTGGACCTTCAAGGCCGATGGCGACCTGATCGGCGTCGCTTCCCCGCAGGATTTCGGCAAGATCGACAAGAGCCAGCACTGCCTGACCAAATTCCCGGTCTACGAGAACGCAGGCCTGATCTGGGTGACGCTCGATCCCCATTCCAAGCTCTCGATCGCCGATTACCTGTGCGGCTACGACGAGCTGCTGAAGGCCTTCGAGTTCGAGGGCTGGACGCTGTTTTCGCAGCGCACGCTGGCCGGTCCCAACTGGAAGACGGCCTATGACGGCTATCTCGATTTCTACCACCTGCCGGTGCTGCACAAGGACACCTTCGGCGCGGATTTCTACAACCGCGCCAATTACTTCGCCTTCGGCCCGCACCAGCGTCTCAGCACCCCGTCGAAATTCGCGATCAAGGTGCAAGGGGACGACGACCAGCAGCTGGATCTGGAAGCGATGGCCGACGACCAGCTGCCGCAGGACGTGCTGGTGCAGGGCGTGTGGACGATCTTCCCGCACATCTCGATCGCCAGCTTCTACGGCGGCGGCCAGCGCGGCGCGATGATCAGCCAGCTGTTTCCGGGCGAGAAGGTGGGGGAAAGCTACACCACCCAGTTCTACGTCATGGAAAACCAGCCCGAGACCCCGGAACAGGTCCAGGCCGCGCACGACCAGTTCAACTTCCTCGAAGTGGTGGTCCGCGACGAGGATTACGCCACCGGCAAGCGCCAGCAGCAGGCGCTCGCGTCAGGGCTGATGAAGGAAGTGCTGTTCGGCAGGAACGAGAAGGGCGGGCAGGTCTTCCACCAGTGGACCCAGCGGCTGGCGGGCGCCAGCGACGACGATCTGGTGGAGATTTTCGCGCAGGAGCAGCGGCAGGCGGCGGAATAG